Below is a genomic region from Brassica oleracea var. oleracea cultivar TO1000 chromosome C9, BOL, whole genome shotgun sequence.
NNNNNNNNNNNNNNNNNNNNNNNNNNNNNNNNNNNNNNNNNNNNNNNNNNNNNNNNNNNNNNNNNNNNNNNNNNNNNNNNNNNNNNNNNNNNNNNNNNNNNNNNNNNNNNNNNNNNNNNNNNNNNNNNNNNNNNNNNNNNNNNNNNNNNNNNNNNNNNNNNNNNNNNNNNNNNNNNNNNNNNNNNNNNNNNNNNNNNNNNNNNNNNNNNNNNNNNNNNNNNNNNNNNNNNNNNNNNNNNNNNNNNNNNNNNNNNNNNNNNNNNNNNNNNNNNNNNNNNNNNNNNNNNNNNNNNNNNNNNNNNNNNNNNNNNNNNNNNNNNNNNNNNNNNNNNNNNNNNNNNNNNNNNNNNNNNNNNNNNNNNNNNNNNNNNNNNNNNNNNNNNNNNNNNNNNNNNNNNNNNNNNNNNNNNNNNNNNNNNNNNNNNNNNNNNNNNNNNNNNNNNNNNNNNNNNNNNNNNNNNNNNNNNNNNNNNNNNNNNNNNNNNNNNNNNNNNNNNNNNNNNNNNNNNNNNNNNNNNNNNNNNNNNNNNNNNNNNNNNNNNNNNNNNNNNNNNNNNNNNNNNNNNNNNNNNNNNNNNNNNNNNNNNNNNNNNNNNNNNNNNNNNNNNNNNNNNNNNNNNNNNNNNNNNNNNNNNNNNNNNNNNNNNNNNNNNNNNNNNNNNNNNNNNNNNNNNNNNNNNNNNNNNNNNNNNNNNNNNNNNNNNNNNNNNNNNNNNNNNNNNNNNNNNNNNNNNNNNNNNNNNNNNNNNNNNNNNNNNNNNNNNNNNNNNNNNNNNNNNNNNNNNNNNNNNNNNNNNNNNNNNNNNNNNNNNNNNNNNNNNNNNNNNNNNNNNNNNNNNNNNNNNNNNNNNNNNNNNNNNNNNNNNNNNNNNNNNNNNNNNNNNNNNNNNNNNNNNNNNNNNNNNNNNNNNNNNNNNNNNNNNNNNNNNNNNNNNNNNNNNNNNNNNNNNNNNNNNNNNNNNNNNNNNNNNNNNNNNNNNNNNNNNNNNNNNNNNNNNNNNNNNNNNNNNNNNNNNNNNNNNNNNNNNNNNNNNNNNNNNNNNNNNNNNNNNNNNNNNNNNNNNNNNNNNNNNNNNNNNNNNNNNNNNNNNNNNNNNNNNNNNNNNNNNNNNNNNNNNNNNNNNNNNNNNNNNNNNNNNNNNNNNNNNNNNNNNNNNNNNNNNNNNNNNNNNNNNNNNNNNNNNNNNNNNNNNNNNNNNNNNNNNNNNNNNNNNNNNNNNNNNNNNNNNNNNNNNNNNNNNNNNNNNNNNNNNNNNNNNNNNNNNNNNNNNNNNNNNNNNNNNNNNNNNNNNNNNNNNNNNNNNNNNNNNNNNNNNNNNNNNNNNNNNNNNNNNNNNNNNNNNNNNNNNNNNNNNNNNNNNNNNNNNNNNNNNNNNNNNNNNNNNNNNNNNNNNNNNNNNNNNNNNNNNNNNNNNNNNNNNNNNNNNNNNNNNNNNNNNNNNNNNNNNNNNNNNNNNNNNNNNNNNNNNNNNNNNNNNNNNNNNNNNNNNNNNNNNNNNNNNNNNNNNNNNNNNNNNNNNNNNNNNNNNNNNNNNNNNNNNNNNNNNNNNNNNNNNNNNNNNNNNNNNNNNNNNNNNNNNNNNNNNNNNNNNNNNNNNNNNNNNNNNNNNNNNNNNNNNNNNNNNNNNNNNNNNNNNNNNNNNNNNNNNNNNNNNNNNNNNNNNNNNNNNNNNNNNNNNNNNNNNNNNNNNNNNNNNNNNNNNNNNNNNNNCTCTCACTCTCACTCTCACTCTCACTCTCACTCTCACTCTCACTCTCACTCTCACTCTCACTCTCACTCTCACTCTCACTCTCACTCTCACTCTCACTCTCACTCTCACTCTCACTCTCACTCTCACTCTCACTCTCACTCTCACTCTCACTCTCACTCTCACTCTCACTCTCACTCTCACTCTCACTCTCACTCTCACTCTCACTCTCACTCTCACTCTCACTCTCACTCTCACTCTCACTCTCACTCTCACTCTCACTCTCACTCTCACTCTCACTCTCACTCTCACTCTCACTCTCACTCTCACTCTCACTCTCACTCTCACTCTCACTCTCACTCTCACTCTCACTCTCACTCTCACTCTCACTCTCACTCTCACTCTCACTCTCACTCTCACTCTCACTCTCACTCTCACTCTCTGAGAGAGTGCTTTCACTTTCTCAGCTTCTTCGAGAAAACAAGAGAGATTCTCATCTGTTTTGTTTGCCAGATCAGAGTCTGGTCCTGCTTCCAAATCCTTCATCGCTGCTTTCCTTAGGTCAGTGTAGCACGTGAACGAGTTGGTCATTAGATCGTTCATCTTTTCTTCTGGAAATAGTTATACTATAGAATCAGCAACTAATTAAAACGAGAGAGAGAGAGAAGTCAAGTGATAGATGATAACATAACTCTGTTTTTTTTAAAAAATCTGAGATTCTCTACCGTGAAGAAAGAAGAATGTGAGAATTTGAGAGAAGAGAGAGACGAGTGAGAAGCTTGTGTGCGTTGTGACTAAAGGCTCTATAAATAAACTCAAGGGAAAAAAAATAGCCGTTACGCTCTTTCTTCTTCCCCAACGGCTATATATTTCTTTTCTTTTTGAATTAATTGACCTTTATTCGTTGAAGATATCGAAACCGTAAAAGAAAATACAAACTAAACTGTAATTATTGTGAACGATTACACAACTTTATGTTAAAAAGTCGTTTATACACATTATTACATGTTTCCAGGATACCAGTTATGTTCATCTTAAAGGAGTAAGAAGTGAAAACTAGTTTGGGCCTGGCCACAAACTAGTGTTTTAATTAATGAAGTTATTTTGATGTTCAAAAAAAAGTGACAACTAGTAGAAGTTGGGCCTTTGAGTTTAAACTTCTTTTTTTTTGGGTTAAAAATGGTGTTAGGCCGAATAAATGTAAGGTTGAATTAGGTGATCGGAGTGGTTCAGTGGCCATAAGAAAATGCAATAAGGTCAAATTATATCAATCTATCGTTATACTTTCATTTTAAAAAATCATATCTTACCTCAATACTCATTCTTATGAATATATCACCGACTCTCCTAATAATTTGATCAACAAAAAATAATCCAACATGGTATTAATATGTGTGTGTAACGAGGATACTCATTCTTATGAATATATCACCGATTCTCCTAATAATTTGATCAACTAATAATAATCCAACATGGTATTAATATGTGTGTGTAACGTGGATACTCATTTGATCAACTAATAATAATCCAACATGGTATTAATATGTGTGTGTATATGTCTGGACAACAGGAAGCGTCAACGATGACTCGCTCTAAATACATGAGATTAGACCGAGATACAATGGAGTTTTAAGCGGATTAGGATTAGGGATTAATGGAGACAAATTGGGAAAGTAATTTCTGTGTTTGAGAAATTATTATTTTTTTAAAATTAATAATATTTCATCTAATGTCTAACTCGTTTATGTAATGAAGAATAAGTGTGACAAGAACTGAGGTAGAGGGTATTATGGAGAAATAACACATAAAAAGTATGTGGCCAGCAAAATGTATTTGCAAAGACAAAAAGCGTTATTTAGTGTAATTTTTTCATTCATTAAAGGTCTCTGGTTTGAAGTTTTCACTGCTATTGTGTACTTTTGTTCATCAAAGGTTCTCTGGTTTGAAGTTTTCACCGGTTAGTGGTGTTTCTATTGTGTACTTTTGTTGCTGGTTAGTGGTTATAATGTTGTTGTGGATTGCTATCAGTTTCATCTTTGGCTCACACGTGTATTAAAAGAACTTTATATAGTTACAACTTACAAGTGGTTATCACTAGATTTTGTGATAATGAAATCAAATAAACAGAAGAGTGGAGATAAACAAATATTTTCAAATTATAATATATTCTCTACATTTTTGTGTGATAATAATAACCATTGAAGAAAACGAAGGGGCTGTTATAACAAAAAGAAGACATGATTTTGTGTAAATTTCTTCCACAAGGTTCTTCTCTTATCCACATAATATCAAAAGCTTTTTATTTGAAAAGGAGGACTCAAGCCTTCAATCCTGCTTAACCCCGCCACTCTCCCCTGCAACGACCGGTTTAGCTATTGTTTCTTCTCTACCTGCACTTCCAGCTTCAGCAGTCACCTGTAATAACAAAATGTTATTCAAAGATTCAAATGCAAACCAACCATTAAAATTATAATAAAGTTCATGGAAGCTAACGGATCATGGCATATCGTTGAGTTGAAATATAATGTAAAACATAAACAGAAGCATCCAAACATGTCATTAACCAAACTTGTTCTCAAGTACTAAGAAAAGCCTCAAACGAAGTGAGTAAATAAATCTCTACGCTTACTTTGTTGTCATTCGGCTTGAAAGGACAAGATGGAGGAACTCTTGCTGGCTTCCTGTACTCCCATCCGAGCCATCCATACACTTTGGCCTATAAGACAATACGCCCCAAGAAAATCAACAAAAAGTATCAGACCAAGACATCTAACACTGTAAGATCCACTAAAACATCCACCTACACAGTCTGTCTAGTGTCTACAAAATCAAAATTGGTATGAATATGCCACACTAAGTTTTAAACATTGCTAGCATCTTTGCCCAACTCAAGCAAATTAAAAAAAAAAAAAAAAAAATTAACTTCATGCCTCTCTCTCTTCTTCCTCAATTTAATATCCAAAATTAACTTTTTAATAATACCCATGAATCTGATCATCCTTCCGACCAATTAAAAAATTAAACTTTCGAAGATTACAAACAAAGCAAGATCCAATTACCATTAAGAAATCGATGATCCGGGGGAGTAGATTGATGAGCGGGACGAGGAACAGCGGCACCAAACACATTATACAAACCTGTGTGGAGCTTCATAGATTCAATCAATCCGAAATAGAAACCGCATGATTTACATACAAAGATCCATCAAACAACCAAATTGAACAGCTCTTACCATATTGAAATTAGGGCTCTTGCCTCAGGAATTGGGAATTTCGCCGGAAGTTGAATCGCTGATGAGAGATGAAAACGTGATGTGGACTTTGTGAATGAAAATTAAAAGAAAACTACAAAATAAAAGCAAAGTCTCCGACTTAGCCAGAAGGTTTTGACGGCGTTGCGAACTATTCCGTTAGAATTACCTTTTTAGAAAGTGATGCCGTGAAGAAATTAAACGTAGCTTTGACGGCCAGTAAACAGACAAAACCCAAAAGGCCCTTTAATATTGTTATTCTCAACAGACGAGACAATAGAGCGGTATGTCTGTTTATGTTTCTTCATACAAAGTCGGAATGTTTTTCCAGACATAACTCTCTATCTAAACAGAACAACTACTAACCACAAAAGCTATGTTCCAA
It encodes:
- the LOC106316527 gene encoding uncharacterized protein LOC106316527 translates to MVCIMCLVPLFLVPLINLLPRIIDFLMAKVYGWLGWEYRKPARVPPSCPFKPNDNKVTAEAGSAGREETIAKPVVAGESGGVKQD